ACGAGCTCGTCCCTCTCTCATCTCTCTGCTTGCTTACTGTTTCTTTCTTGGCGCCCGGCTGAACTGCAGGTGCTGCCTGACAAGTTCGTGAGGGGGCTCAACGGCCGCGAGCTCCGGGGCGTGAAGCTGCGGGTGGAGGGCGGAGGGGCGCGCGCGTGGGACGTGGAGGTCGTCGTCAACGAGTGCGGCGACATGCACCTCGGCAGGGGCTGGAAGGAGTTCGTCCGCGCCAACGGCGTAGAGCTGGGGCAGCTCCTCGTCTTCTGCTACGacggcgccggcgccgccctGCTCACCGTCAAGGTGTTCGACGACTCCGAGTGCGGGAGACACTGCAGCCAGCGCGAGGAGGAAAACGACAGCGTCGGTACGTTCCCTTCCCTTGTATCTCCCCTTGCAGTATATATCCTGGAAGTGACAGTGCGCGGGTGAGTTGAGCAGAAGAGGAGGAGTCCCCGCCACCGGCGTTGCCAGGGAGTGGAAGCAGCAGCAGCGAcggcgtcgtccatggcggcggaggcggcgccgCGCCGAGTCGGTTCACCGTGACGCTGGGGCAGTGCCACCTGGGCACCAAGAAGAAGCAGTACCTGGTGAGCTTTGGCTGTAAATTAACGTGCGCCCCTCCTCTCCTCGCATCTTTGGTTTCTGACAACTGTTTGCCGTGCCGATTAAGCAGAACGTGCCTGTGGAGTTCAGCCAGTCGCACGGGTTCACGGAGAAGGGCAGGGTGGTGCTGCGGATGCGCGGGCAGCAGTGGACCGTCTGCCTCAAGCACAGCAACCGGCGCAAGGGCAACGCGAGGACCCGCACGGCGCTGAGGTACGGGTGGAACCGGTTCCGCGTCGACAACGGCCTCCGCGTCGGCGACATCTGCTTCTTCCAGCTGGTGCAGGACGCCGGCGGCGACGACCCGGTGCTCAGCGTCGAGGTGCGCAAGGCGGACGGCACCATCGTCCAGTGACGACTACTGGTTCGTGTTAATTTGTGCCTTGAGCTTGATGTGATGGCAAATAAGCAAGGAATGGATTGTATGATGAACCACGATCTGGATGTTGGATGAATGAACTGCTTTTATTATTTAGTATTAGTAGTACTATAATCTGCGCTGGCCTCCGAGGTTGCCGATGCTGGTGGCACATCTTGCTGCTCATGGCCAGTTGCATGAGGCTGTGCATTTCCTCCCTTGTTCCTGGTTGACAGCATCGCCTTCTGGAACTGAACCATGTCTACCGCAGGCTTGTTGTTGGCATATGCAGTAGCTTCAGTTGAGCCCCCTTTGCACCTGGCCTGATCAGTGTACCCCTGCTGTGCCGATGCACCGGGCAGTGGATAGGCTGAAGTGATCGCCATCATCTTCATGTAGATCGAGACGATTCAGCAGATCCTCAACCATCCTCACTCTCCTTTGCCTTCCTTCTGGAGCCATCTTCACGAAAACAGATCAGATGTAGAATTACACGCACCAGCCAGTTCATCAAAGAACTCAATCTGATGAGGAAAGCTGGGCTATGCATTTAACGTCAACACtccctcaatttttttatttttaaattgCGCCAGCCGAGTCTTAAACTCAAAACCGATACCAAGTAGAATTACACGCACCAGCCAGTTCACCCAAAAGCTCAAACTGATAAAAAAATATGGGCTAGAAATTTATACGTCAACATCAGAGACACCCTCTATTACACCACGCGAGCCCTAAATAGACCAAGGCCAGGAAGGAGTGTAGGGGCTCTCCCTAGATTAGCCCTAGTCGTTCGAGGGGACGTGTGTTAGAGCATCTCTAACCGATCCTCTATCGGTCATCAAGTGCGATCACTGCTGACGGCTGGTGCTGCGCCTCGTCTCAAGCATGCCGACACATCTCGGATGAGTTTTTTACAAGTGTGAAAAGGACGGAGTGGGTGCCATTTTGTGCGGTTGTTCTCAGGATTTGTATCAATTTGAAACTCATTGTTTGCTTAAAATTGTATGTAGGAAGGATGCAAGTTTCGGTAATGGGAAGAAGAATACATTAATCTATTGATAGCGAAAAATCTGCTAGATGTTGGTGCACTAGTTGCTAGAGGTAAGACTAGAGAAAGCCCATCAATCACTGCACATTGAGTCTCGTCTACTCTTTTCAGTTCTCACACAACGTCTCTCATCAACAGATACGTCCCGAGGCCGAGGGGACTCTTCctcattgagggagtcctggactaaggagtcctcgggcgtccggcctgttatccatgggccggactgatgggctgtgaagacatgaaggccgaagactgtacccgtgtccggataggactctccttggcgtggaaggcaagcttggcgatcaactataaTGAtcccttcctatgtaaccgactctatatAACCCTAGATtccctcggtgtctatataaaccggagggtgtagtccggaaaggatatacacattaccatagtcatacaggctaggcttatagggtttagccatttcgatctcgtggtagatcaactcttgtaatactcatattcatcaagatcaatcaagaaggaagtagggtattacctccatagagacggcccgaacctgggtaaacatcgtgtcccctgtctcctgtaaccatcgaccctagacgcacagttcgggaccccctacctgagatccgccggttttgacaccgacattggtgctttcattgagagctccaCTATGACATCGacgaaaggctcgatggctcgccttgtccttaaagacaacatcacctccggggaggttctggccccaggccaaaccctccggctgggcggctttactatgatcgctcgttcggccgttgagccgacgatgacctctcgggccatcgaaaacccccttcgcatcaactccgaacactccaagcagatggattcgacagagttttcgtccttgaacgaactcctagatcgcatcgccgctttgggaatcgccacagattacgatcggatcgggcctaaaaccgatcaaggagaaatcaaaactccaccggtcacccaccagatagcggtagtcgaggagcaggaCGGCGAGTCTTCTTGTATATCAAAGACGGACTATGTTCGGATCGCCGATCAGGAAGAGCCGGATACCCACCAGCGAAAGGATGCGACtagccctccgaacatagaatcggacggcaGTCCTAAGCAATCAGAAGATATTCCGGAGCCCGGACTGTTGAGTCTGGAAGGTCTTCAGACTCCGGATAATCGGtcaggtcagggttcggatttaattccacccacccacccctaCATAGACGccctcatgagcataaaacagtagtctcaggaaacggttcaccacttctgggccagattcctccttgtcaaagacaaggtaaaagattgccgcgacgaggacgtgatatcagcgttccgcaacaattgcgcggacgaaggaatcctcaacgccatcaatcggCGCTGCATACTGAAGttcgctgacttagcaactatcgtacagaagtacagcgcaatggaaagcgcctggaaaactcaggcagcttgctgggaaccatcggtcccaactcaactcctcctacaggcgaagagggcgcacccccgtggcacgcccaatccaacagtcaagaaacataaacccattacgcggcacgacaccgttctggagggatggctcgatggcccatgcaaaatacacacgacaccagataccgtggcaacccacaaccttagagcttgttggatactccggcaagtagccaagagcggcgaggacatccttatcaaggacgcCCCAAAACAGCACCCTCCAGAAAACGACGACacaagagtattgacggtcttcgagacattcgcttcaaacaacaagcgcaaAAGAGCACTTcgtgacctcgccgaagtctgccaaatcgccgcaataaacccttggaatgacacggccataacatttaatgccggtgacgaaccgAAGTACAGGACTGTCCGAgtgccagccgcattagtcctcagtcccatcgtggacgggtttcgacttaccaaggtcctcatggacggcggcagtggactaaacctcatttatgaggacacactccacaaaatggaaatagagaGGAGCCGTATCAAGCAAAGTAGcacaaccttccgaggaatcattcccagtcaagaggcgcgatgcgcgggaaaaatcacacttgacgtggtattcggcacgccggagaattatcggtccgaagaaatcactttccaagtggcccctttcagcagtggataccacgccctattggggcggtacgcttttacacgcttccaagctatacctcattatgggtatatgaagctcaaaatgcccggaccgaacggtataatcactcttgtcagtgatccggacatagcactccgcgctgaaaacaaaaccgcatccctcgcccttgaggcgctatccgaagccctcgcggccgaagaattaaccgcactacgctccacggtggacagggacgatgtgatcctcgacaaacgccccaaatccaccttcttcaaaccagcagaagaaatagtcaaattccaggtccatccaacggaccccaagaagacagcatctatcggagcgcaactgaacccaacagttgacgccgcactacgagaattcctgcgcgaaaactaggacatattcgcctggcacccttcagatatgccagggatcccacgcaagctggccgaacatagcctcaatatattaaagggatttaaaccggtcaagcaaacactgcggcgcttttccgaatcCAAGatacaagccatgggggaggagctggccaagcttatcgaagccggattcattagagaaatcaaacatccggactggctggcaaacctggtgatggtaccaaagaaggacaaatcctggcgcctgtgtgtcgatttcaaagacctcaacaaagcttgccctaaggatcccttccccctcccctgcattgatcaaatcattgacacCACCGTAGGACAcaactcactgtgtttcctcgatgcatattccggataccatcaaatcaaaatgaaggagtccgatcaagctgcaacagcatttattaccccatatgggccattatgcttcaacaccatgcccttcgggctcaagaacgccggcgccacacaccaacgcatgattcaaacatgcctggagaagcagATCAGCAAGACAGTAGAAGCTTACgtcgatgacgtcgtcatcaaaaccaggCACGTCAAAACACTAATAGATGActtacgtcttacattcgacaacctccgtgcgtatgacattaaacttaacccggaaaagtgtgtcttcggcttccccgctggaaaactgctgggcttcatcatttccaatagaggaatagaagcaaatccagctaaaatccgagctctgtcatagttggctacgccaacagacctcaaacaagtccaaaaactagctggttGCATGGCAGCGTTAagtcgctttatctccagattaggagaaaaggtaCTACCACTCTATTGCCTCTTACGGCGCACCGATAACTTTgaatggacagacgcggcgactgccgactggaggaaataaaggccctcctagcaagcaacccaatcctggccgcaccaaatgctggcgaacccatgttgctatacatatcggcaac
The Aegilops tauschii subsp. strangulata cultivar AL8/78 chromosome 3, Aet v6.0, whole genome shotgun sequence genome window above contains:
- the LOC109757742 gene encoding B3 domain-containing protein Os03g0212300-like, translated to MCWCCAVTSIPTFYKRFLASSSPPPIPLHHKIPRLLLPSVSESESETETSRWPRPCSMVILRSHRDTETAEMAQGQGSPDLVGFQFYKLMAAGMSWEKLVLPDKFVRGLNGRELRGVKLRVEGGGARAWDVEVVVNECGDMHLGRGWKEFVRANGVELGQLLVFCYDGAGAALLTVKVFDDSECGRHCSQREEENDSVEEEESPPPALPGSGSSSSDGVVHGGGGGAAPSRFTVTLGQCHLGTKKKQYLNVPVEFSQSHGFTEKGRVVLRMRGQQWTVCLKHSNRRKGNARTRTALRYGWNRFRVDNGLRVGDICFFQLVQDAGGDDPVLSVEVRKADGTIVQ